From the genome of Bacillus carboniphilus:
TATTGTTTTTACTCCCGCATCCAAATAAAATTGTCAAACTTATTGCCATACAGAATAGGGCACACAAATATCTCTTCATGGAATCCACCCTATACGTATATTTTATGTATTTATAGAATGGCCTCCTTAATGCTATTCGTGTCAATTCCAGCTTCTTTTAACTTTTCTTCAGCTTCTTCCTCTATTAAGTCTTTGAAGAGTTGTAGAATAGGGTCGAACCCAACGTGTTTATCCATCATAAAGCTCATTTTGTGTTCTATTTCAATCCATGTTGAAATGTCAGCTTCATTATGTTGGATTTGTGCTTCTAGTTTATCTAGGGCATTCGCAACTTTGGACTCGAACGTTTCTTTGTTTTCAAATTCGAACCATAGATTATATAGTTCTTCTCCCATTGCTCCCCCTAGAGTATCCCGTATCTTTTCAATAGATTTAATTTCGTTCATTGCTTTTTGCTCTTTTACTGTATGATTATCCATAGTGTCAAAGGCAGGTATATCCCCTGCTTCAGCCTCAACTAAGTCATGGATGATAATCATTTTTAATAATCTAGAACTATCTACTTTTTGTTTTAAATAAGGTTCTATTAACATAGCCATTAAAGATACTCTCCATGTATGCTCTGCCACACTTTCTTGTCTACCATTAGAAAGCCAACTGTGTCTCATTTCGAACTTTAATTTTTCTCCGAGTTTAATTATTTCTAGTATTTTTAAAAGGTCATTCTTCATTTCTCTTCCCCCTATAATGACGCTAGTGTAATGCTACTCTATTATCGTGTGAATAAGATTTCCTATAAATTGATCCTCAGAAACTACTCGAATTCCATTTCTCCTTAATAAGGCAGTTGTCACTCCATTGCGAGCAATTTTCTCTCCACTAAATCTACCGTTGTAAATGGTTGAACTACCACAAGAAGGACTATTCTCCTTTAGAACAACTACAGTTGCCTTCAATTTTTGGGCTTTTTCTAATGTAGCAATGGACCCTTTTATATAAAGGTCCGTTACATCTGCACCAGATTTCTCAATGACTTTAGCTCTGCCATCCAGAACATCTGCACCATCTCCAC
Proteins encoded in this window:
- a CDS encoding HD domain-containing protein, encoding MKNDLLKILEIIKLGEKLKFEMRHSWLSNGRQESVAEHTWRVSLMAMLIEPYLKQKVDSSRLLKMIIIHDLVEAEAGDIPAFDTMDNHTVKEQKAMNEIKSIEKIRDTLGGAMGEELYNLWFEFENKETFESKVANALDKLEAQIQHNEADISTWIEIEHKMSFMMDKHVGFDPILQLFKDLIEEEAEEKLKEAGIDTNSIKEAIL
- a CDS encoding DUF523 domain-containing protein; protein product: MILVSSCLAGLHVRYNGTHSLEEKIRQLVEENHAVTVCPELLGGFSTPREPAEIVGGDGADVLDGRAKVIEKSGADVTDLYIKGSIATLEKAQKLKATVVVLKENSPSCGSSTIYNGRFSGEKIARNGVTTALLRRNGIRVVSEDQFIGNLIHTIIE